A genomic window from Flavobacterium azooxidireducens includes:
- the rffA gene encoding dTDP-4-amino-4,6-dideoxygalactose transaminase: MIPFNKPYLTGNETKYIEEAVKSGKISGNGIFTKKCQHFFESNYGIKKALLTTSCTDALEMAAILINIKEGDEVIMPSYTFVSTANAFVLRGAKIVFVDSRKDHPNLDESKLEALITSKTKAIVPVHYAGVACEMDAIMALAKKYNLFVIEDAAQAVDSYYTGKDGVKKALGSIGHLAAFSFHETKNIISGEGGLLAINDEQFVERAEIIWEKGTNRSAFFRGEVDKYGWVDIGSSFLPSEIIAAFLWAQLENLEKIQSVRKSHWENYYSKLKDWALENQIELPRTPNYATNNAHMFYLICKDLNQRTKLIEHLKEKEILAVFHYISLHKSPFYSLKYNGKPLLETDRFTDTLVRLPLFYELNFDKVIDVLVKSNL; encoded by the coding sequence ATGATTCCATTTAACAAACCTTACCTAACCGGTAACGAAACAAAATACATCGAAGAAGCCGTAAAATCAGGAAAAATTTCAGGAAATGGAATTTTTACCAAAAAGTGCCAACATTTCTTTGAATCAAATTATGGAATAAAAAAAGCATTACTCACAACTTCTTGCACCGATGCTCTCGAAATGGCGGCCATTTTAATCAACATCAAAGAAGGTGATGAAGTGATTATGCCATCGTATACCTTTGTTTCCACTGCCAATGCCTTTGTGTTAAGAGGAGCAAAGATTGTTTTTGTCGATAGCCGAAAAGATCATCCAAATTTAGATGAATCCAAACTTGAAGCATTGATTACATCCAAAACAAAAGCGATTGTTCCTGTTCATTATGCGGGAGTTGCTTGCGAAATGGACGCCATTATGGCATTGGCTAAAAAATACAATCTTTTTGTGATTGAAGATGCCGCTCAGGCTGTTGATAGTTATTATACCGGAAAAGATGGAGTAAAAAAAGCATTGGGCTCCATTGGGCATTTAGCTGCATTTTCATTTCATGAAACAAAAAATATTATTTCAGGCGAAGGAGGATTGTTGGCCATTAATGACGAGCAATTTGTAGAACGTGCAGAAATTATCTGGGAAAAAGGAACCAACCGTTCTGCTTTTTTTAGAGGTGAAGTCGATAAATACGGTTGGGTTGACATTGGGAGCTCATTTTTACCCTCCGAAATTATTGCCGCTTTTCTTTGGGCTCAGCTTGAAAATTTGGAAAAAATTCAATCTGTCAGAAAATCACATTGGGAAAATTATTATTCAAAATTAAAAGATTGGGCATTAGAAAATCAAATAGAATTACCAAGAACACCCAATTATGCAACAAACAATGCACATATGTTTTATCTAATTTGCAAAGATTTGAATCAGAGAACAAAACTAATAGAGCACCTTAAAGAAAAAGAAATTTTAGCAGTTTTTCATTACATTAGTCTTCACAAAAGTCCATTTTATTCCTTAAAATATAATGGAAAACCATTGTTAGAAACAGATAGATTCACAGATACTTTAGTAAGACTACCACTTTTTTATGAACTAAACTTTGATAAAGTAATTGATGTTTTGGTTAAATCTAACTTATAA